The proteins below come from a single Stomoxys calcitrans chromosome 1, idStoCalc2.1, whole genome shotgun sequence genomic window:
- the LOC131997711 gene encoding pupal cuticle protein Edg-78E, protein MPVKIRLNIFALISLALLASAFAQSEREAQITEFQVAPADDQGIFKYAYATSNGIEVQAAGSPLESIGVFSYTSPEGVPIEVRYIADELGFHAVGRHLPRPPPIPDYILRSIEYIKSHSKQKRSKWSV, encoded by the exons ATGCCagtgaaaattaga TTAAATATTTTTGCGCTAATATCTCTGGCGCTGCTGGCATCCGCCTTTGCCCAATCAGAGCGTGAAGCCCAAATCACCGAGTTTCAAGTGGCCCCTGCCGATGACCAGGGTATCTTCAAATACGCCTATGCCACCAGCAATGGCATTGAGGTTCAGGCCGCTGGCAGTCCCCTTGAATCCATAGGCGTCTTCAGCTATACCTCTCCCGAAGGTGTCCCCATCGAGGTACGTTACATAGCCGATGAATTGGGTTTCCATGCTGTTGGTCGCCATTTGCCTCGTCCCCCACCCATTCCTGATTATATCCTTCGATCGATTGAATACATAAAGAGCCATTCGAAACAGAAGCGTAGCAAATGGAGTGTGTAA
- the LOC131994071 gene encoding uncharacterized protein LOC131994071, which produces MRLKIFIWYLTSLVVGHTSMMTYVNIIWSSYEKIQILSYILVFSCSYFLMVTFLSMSVIFFELWLTFREFKPAKSLRCEKRRYIIYAIYVWSTPIPFYILYIFTQSKFCSLGPVVIILFFSCFTFVNLAYKICKTRQNVAKARMDQNLTKETATIILSIFFMMGLPRLLFFALVFIKNMKYYILLKYICISVEAPIIFKLFVLKRNVWLMVKNRFFHKFYKTCSTTEDTSVP; this is translated from the exons ATGCGCTTAAAAATCTTCATTTGGTATTTGACATCGTTAGTTGTAGGACACACGTCTATGATGACCTATGTCAATATTATTTGGAGTTCTTATGAAAAAATCCAAATTCTGTCATACATACTTG TATTTTCCTGCTCTTACTTTCTCATGGTGACTTTTCTTTCGATGAGTGTAATTTTCTTTGAGCTATGGCTAACATTCCGGGAATTTAAACCAGCAAAGTCTCTGCGATGTGAAAAGAGGCGTTATATAATCTATGCCATTTATGTTTGGAGTACACCAATACCGTTTTATATTCTGTATATTTTTACACAGA GTAAATTTTGCTCACTTGGTCCGGTGGTGATAATTCTTTTCTTTAGTTGTTTCACCTTTGTAAATCTGGCGTATAAAATATGTAAAACTCGACAGAATGTGGCCAAAGCAAGAATGGATCAAAATCTGACCAAAGAAAC AGCTACAATAATTTTGAGCATATTCTTCATGATGGGTTTACCAAGGCTATTATTTTTTGCTCTggtctttataaaaaatatgaaatattacaTATTACTCAAATACATTTGTATTTCGGTAGAAGCGCCGATAATTTTCAAGTTATTTGTTTTGAAGCGGAACGTGTGGCTTATGGTGAAAAACAg ATTTTTCCATAAGTTCTATAAGACTTGTTCCACAACTGAGGACACCTCTGTTCCCTAA
- the LOC106091104 gene encoding uncharacterized protein LOC106091104 produces the protein MICWKVFVFVIFYVNLVSSLAAIQKCHTEEELCIQTCCNSTDFYHSNVAKCQLTWRYFNLSLESQLSRFNGNHRYMKLLVKFWHDVNVPCLKSEDVEISWQNPSVNLKQISDNTPEYCFSRNYNNNSNKYDLKPLHCNTGYSWHTYSRYIIISVQSP, from the exons atgATTTGTTGGAAAGTGTTTGTGTTTGTcatattttatgtcaatcttgTCTCATCTTTGGCAGCGATACAAAAATGCCACACCGAGGAGGAGCTATGCATTCAGACATGTTGTAATTCAACGGATTTCTATCATTCAAATGTAGCCAAATGTCAACTGACATGGAGATATTTCAATCTATCGTTGGAGTCGCAATTAAGTCGCTTCAATGGCAACCATCGCTATATGAAGCTGCTGGTAAAGTTTTGGCACGATGTCAATGTGCCATGTCTGAAGTCTGAAGATGTGGAAATATCATGGCAAAATCCATCGGTGAATTTGAAACAA ATCAGTGACAACACCCCCGAATACTGTTTTTCTCGCAATTATAATAACAACTCTAACAAATACGATCTCAAGCCTTTGCATTGCAATACTGGATATTCTTGGCATACGTACTCCAGGTATATAATAATTTCAG TTCAAAGTCCATGA